The window AATAGAGATTACGCCATTTTCGCCAGTTAAGCTTCCTTTTCTTAATCACAGAATCAATTTTAGAAACCACCGGAAAATAGTGGTGGTTGATGGGCATATTGGATTCGTTGGTGGCTTAAATGTCGGAGATGAATATCTAGGAAGGCATCAATATTACGGAAATTGGCGAGACACTCACATAATGCTTAAAGGTGAAGCTGTTAGGAGCCTTCAGTTAATTTTTTTGCAGGACTGGTTCTACATGACAGGAGAAACCCATTTGACAGCTGAATACCTTTCCCCTCCGTTGGCCTATAAAAAAGATTTGGGTGGAGTTCAATTGATTCCAGGAGGGCCGGATAATGAATGGGAAGTTATTAAGCACGTCTTTTTTTCCATGATTGTATCTGCAAAATCATCCATTTGGATTGCCTCACCTTATTTTATTCCTGATGAGGATATTCTTTCTGCATTAAAAGTAGCTGCTCTAAGTGGAATAGATGTAAGATTGTTAGTTCCTAACCGTCCAGATAAAAAAATTGTCTTTTACGCCTCTCGCTCTTATTTCCCTGAATTATTGGAAGCAGGGGTTAAAATATTTGAGTATGAATCTGGATTTTTACATTCCAAGATTATAATTGTTGACAACGAATTAGCCTCGATTGGAACAAGTAATATGGATATGAGAAGCTTTCACTTAAATTTTGAAGTGAATGCCTTCCTATATAGGACAAATAGCACTCATACTTTGGTGAATGATTTTCTCAATGATTTGGCCAATTCTAAAAGGATTGAGTGGGAGACTTTCAAAAAAAGAACCATATGGAAACGTATGATGGAATCTACGTCAAGACTATTATCCCCCCTACTATAAATGTCGTTAAAAAATTCAAAATTTTTTAGGGAAATAGGAAGGAGATTCAACGAAAAAAGCCGAAGCTTACTCTTATCCCGTACAACGGACAGTCCTATCCCCACCTCAAATCTTAAGTGAAACGATAAAAGTAGGTAGGGGATACGCCTCCTGAAATGCCCGATTGGTTCAAGGGCCTTTAGGTCATGCCCTTGGGTGCTAAAAATCAGTAGGGGACGGACGCTGATTGAAGTTTCACTTTATCTTTTTAAAAGGAGGAGAACTATTGCTTCAAGCTTTTTCACAATCTCATAGGTTGTTAAACACTGCTGCTTATCCCAGGGACGAACTTCTAAAGAAAAAACATGAGTCCTATTTTTGTCCTGAATGTAAAGAAGAGGTGATCCTGAAAGTAGGTCATAAAAATATTCCACATTTTGCTCATAAGAAAACATCCACATGCATTCTCCACCAAGGAGAGTCAAAGTATCACGAACAAGGGAAATATCAATTGTATCAATGGCTTCAAAAGAATAAGATTCCTACAGAGTTGGAAGTGTATTTTCCTAAAACCAGGCAAAGAGCAGATATTATTTTTAACTTTAAGCAAAGAAAATGGGCTCTTGAATATCAATGTTCCTCGCTACCCATGTCCGTTTGGAAACAAAGAACACAATCTTATAGGGAATTAGGTATCTTACCACTTTGGATTTTAGGAGGCAACCGATTAAAAATGGTAAAGGAGGGGGTACTTCGTTTAGATGAACTAGATTATCATGCAATACACTTAAATCAAGCAAGGCAACCACAGCTTATATATTATTGTTCTTCCTCTCAACGCTTTGCCCAATTTTCTCATCTCTATCCTTCTAGTGCCTCTGAAGTACATGGTTTCCTTTCTTATATAAAATTGGAAAATGCTCAATTCACTCAACTTTTTAAGCAAGAAACTTTCCCTTATTCTATGCTGCTAAACAACTGGCAAAAGCAAAAAGAAAACCGTCGTTTAATCCCTATTAACGAGAACAATAAAGAAATAAGAAATTGGAAAAAATTTCTCTATGCCCACGGAATTTCCCCTTTATTAATTCCTTCATCTATAGACCTTCCAGTCCCTCACCAATGGAGAATCAAAATTCCACCCTTTCTCTGGCAAACGTATCTTTATGTTTCCTTAATAATGATGAAGAGCCCAGGAACATTGATAACCCTTTCTATGGCTAAAGCAATTCTGAAAAGTTTTTTTCCAATGGAAGAAAAAATATTATATTCCATTACAAACCATGACCCTTTTCACTCCTACTTGGAGGGACTTTGCTACTTAAACATCCTATCTCCGGTTCAAGAGGAATGCTATATGATTCAAAAGATTGAAGCTCCTCCTCGTGGGATTGAAGAGGCCCTTCATCGCGATCAAGAATTTCTCGCTCTGTTGTTAGAAAAATGGCAATAGAAAAGAATTATCTCGCATGCACGAACAGTATACCCTCCACCTAAAATCTTAAGTAAAATGATAAGAGTTGTTGTGGGATAAGTCCCATGAAAATAAAACATTAAATTTTTCATCCTTGTTGGTGAAGCTTGCTTCATAGTTGGCTGCCCATATATGTCCGATTGGTTCAAGAGCCTTTGGTGCTAACAATTAGTAGGGGGTGGCCACTGGTTGAGGTTTCACTTTATGAAAGGGTAAAAAAAGCTGAGTTGGATAAACTAGTCAACAGAAAGATACGATTCATGGAATTTTGGAAGGTTTTTTCTTCTTCTTAACGAATAGAATTATGTGAGAACATTTAAGGAGGTAAACTTATGGCAACAAAACAATTACCGTCACGCTCTGAAATTCCTGAGGAAAAGACATGGAAGTTAGAAGATATTTTTGAGACAGATGAAAAATGGGAGCAGGAATTTAATCAAATGAAAGAGCTTTATCCTAAAATCCTGGAGTTTAAAGGAAAGCTTGGAGACTCAGCAGAAACTCTTGTACAGATGCTTAAAACACAAGATGAAATATCCATGAGAATTGGAAAGCTCTATACATATGCCCATATGCGATCTGACCAAGATACTACGAACAGCCATTACCAGGACATGAATAATCGCGCGGAGAATCTTTACACGCAGATTGCAAGCTCCATGAGTTACATTGTTCCTGAAATTCTAAGTCTGGAAGAAGGTAAAATTGAAACCTTTGTTGAGTCTAATGAGGAACTTAAAGGGTACCAAAAGACATTAAATGAAATTACTCGTCAAAAACCACATGTTTTGAGTGAGGAAGAGGAGACTTTACTGGCTGAGGTTTCAGAAGTTACATCCAATCCGTCTCAAACCTTCGGAATGCTTAATAATGCTGATCTTACCTTTCCATCCATTAAAGATGAAAATGGAGAGGAAATTGAGGTTACACATGGACGTTATATTAGGTTCTTAGAGTCGAAGGACCGAAGAGTAAGAAAGGATGCTTTCCAGGCTATGTATGATACCTTTGGAAAGTTTAAAAACACCTTTTCTTCAACGTTAAGTGGGACTATTAAAAAGGATAATTTTTACGCGAGGGTGCGAAATTATGATACTGCAAGGCAGTCAGCCCTAGATGCAAACAATATTCCGGAGGAGGTCTATGACAATCTAGTAGAGGCTGTGAATGAAAGGCTTCCTCTCTTGCACAGATATGTAGAGCTTCGTAAAAAAATACTAAAGCAGGATGACCTACATTTTTATGATCTTTATACTCCATTAGTTAAGGATGTGGAAATGGATATTCCTTATGAAGAAGCGAAAGAGCTTGTTACAAAAGGATTAGAACCTCTGGGTGAGGAATATATCCATATTCTTAAAAAAGGCTTTGAAAGTCGCTGGATTGACGTTGAAGAGAATAAGGGGAAACGTAGTGGAGCATATTCATCTGGTGCCTATGGGACAAACCCATATATTTTGTTAAATTGGCAGGATAATGTGAATAATGTCTTTACCTTGGCTCATGAGTTAGGGCATTCCCTACACAGCTACTATTCTAGAAAAAATCAGCCATTCCGTTACGGGAACTATTCTATTTTCGTTGCTGAAGTTGCATCGACATGTAATGAGGCTTTGCTGAACCATTACATGATTAACAATACAGATGATGAAAAACAAAAGATCTACTTGTTAAATCACTTCTTAGAGGGATTTAGAGGAACTGTCTTTCGGCAAACGATGTTTGCTGAGTTTGAGCATGACATCCATATGCGTGCGCAGAATGGGGAATCCTTAACAGCTGATAAACTTACTGAGATTTATTATGCCTTAAACGAAAAGTACTTTGGTACTGGAATGGTGATTGACAAAGAAATTGGATTAGAATGGGCTAGAATTCCTCATTTCTACTATAATTATTATGTCTATCAGTATGCAACAGGCTATTCAGCTGCAACAGCATTGTCCTCACAAATTCTTGAAGAGGGACAGCCAGCCGTTGATCGATATTTAGAATTCTTAAAAGCTGGAAGCAGTGATTATCCAATTGAAGTCCTCAAAAAGGCAGGAGTGGATATGACATCGAAGGACCCAATTCTTGGGGCGCTTGATGTTTTTGAAAAGAACCTGACCGAGATGGAAAAGTTGTTAAACTAAATTGATTAGCATTGTTGAGTATGGTCTCCTTGAGGGGGCCGTACTCTTTTTATTCCGCATGAACGGGCTGCCAACTATGAAGCAAGGTTCACCAAAAAGATGAAAAATTTAATGTTTTATTTTCATGGGAGATTGTTATGGTGAATGGTAATCCCAAGTAAAAAGCTGCCCAATTTGATTAAAAGAGGCAGCTAAAATCCCTTAAATTGATTTCGATGTGAAAAGGCGTGTACCATTAGGTAAATTGAAATAAATAGTAGCGGGGTAGATATGAAAACTGGAATAAAGCCCATAAGGCCAAAGATTTGAAAAACGAAAGCAATCAAAAATAATAGGGCAAAGATAATCCAAGTCATAGTTTTCATGGATGCACCTTCCTTTCTATTCCCTTTTATGGACCTCTTACGCAAATAGGGAAGAAGAGTTTTGACAGATTTGTGAAATGTATAACAAAAGTATTGTTTATCCTTTGAATACTTGATATATTATTAACGTGAAGTGAATCACAAACAAACAAAACCCCTTTGTTTGACCGTGAAACTTTCTCCCATCCCCCTTTGTCTTTTAAATAAAAGACAAAAGTTTGAAGGGTAAGCCC of the Bacillaceae bacterium S4-13-56 genome contains:
- the cls gene encoding cardiolipin synthase; the protein is MFKRIQIFIFLVLLISFFYITYSIWEGRIIGALSIILTISTILIAILIFLENRHPTQTLAWFLVLAAFPIVGFFFYLLFGRNFRKKKMFKEKGELDDQAFEKIEGNRQVDLSYMEQMGDHQKLLFSLAQKLGNTPISFHTETKVLTNGDETFTYLFKEIKNATDHIHLEYYIVRDDKIGQELKELLILKAKEGVKVKFLYDAVGSWQLSRKYLQELLNAGIEITPFSPVKLPFLNHRINFRNHRKIVVVDGHIGFVGGLNVGDEYLGRHQYYGNWRDTHIMLKGEAVRSLQLIFLQDWFYMTGETHLTAEYLSPPLAYKKDLGGVQLIPGGPDNEWEVIKHVFFSMIVSAKSSIWIASPYFIPDEDILSALKVAALSGIDVRLLVPNRPDKKIVFYASRSYFPELLEAGVKIFEYESGFLHSKIIIVDNELASIGTSNMDMRSFHLNFEVNAFLYRTNSTHTLVNDFLNDLANSKRIEWETFKKRTIWKRMMESTSRLLSPLL
- a CDS encoding competence protein CoiA family protein encodes the protein MLQAFSQSHRLLNTAAYPRDELLKKKHESYFCPECKEEVILKVGHKNIPHFAHKKTSTCILHQGESKYHEQGKYQLYQWLQKNKIPTELEVYFPKTRQRADIIFNFKQRKWALEYQCSSLPMSVWKQRTQSYRELGILPLWILGGNRLKMVKEGVLRLDELDYHAIHLNQARQPQLIYYCSSSQRFAQFSHLYPSSASEVHGFLSYIKLENAQFTQLFKQETFPYSMLLNNWQKQKENRRLIPINENNKEIRNWKKFLYAHGISPLLIPSSIDLPVPHQWRIKIPPFLWQTYLYVSLIMMKSPGTLITLSMAKAILKSFFPMEEKILYSITNHDPFHSYLEGLCYLNILSPVQEECYMIQKIEAPPRGIEEALHRDQEFLALLLEKWQ
- the pepF gene encoding oligoendopeptidase F translates to MATKQLPSRSEIPEEKTWKLEDIFETDEKWEQEFNQMKELYPKILEFKGKLGDSAETLVQMLKTQDEISMRIGKLYTYAHMRSDQDTTNSHYQDMNNRAENLYTQIASSMSYIVPEILSLEEGKIETFVESNEELKGYQKTLNEITRQKPHVLSEEEETLLAEVSEVTSNPSQTFGMLNNADLTFPSIKDENGEEIEVTHGRYIRFLESKDRRVRKDAFQAMYDTFGKFKNTFSSTLSGTIKKDNFYARVRNYDTARQSALDANNIPEEVYDNLVEAVNERLPLLHRYVELRKKILKQDDLHFYDLYTPLVKDVEMDIPYEEAKELVTKGLEPLGEEYIHILKKGFESRWIDVEENKGKRSGAYSSGAYGTNPYILLNWQDNVNNVFTLAHELGHSLHSYYSRKNQPFRYGNYSIFVAEVASTCNEALLNHYMINNTDDEKQKIYLLNHFLEGFRGTVFRQTMFAEFEHDIHMRAQNGESLTADKLTEIYYALNEKYFGTGMVIDKEIGLEWARIPHFYYNYYVYQYATGYSAATALSSQILEEGQPAVDRYLEFLKAGSSDYPIEVLKKAGVDMTSKDPILGALDVFEKNLTEMEKLLN